One genomic segment of Ferrimonas sp. YFM includes these proteins:
- a CDS encoding NADH:ubiquinone reductase (Na(+)-transporting) subunit D produces the protein MSSRSNAAKQVLTTPIFANNPVAMQVLGVCSALAVSNSMETAVVMTLAVTFVLVFSNLFISLIRNFIPNSVRIIAQMTVIASLVIVVDMVLQDVAYELSQKLSVFVGLIITNCIVMGRAEAYAMKSGPLMSVIDALGNSLGYGVILVGVGFVRELLGAGTLFGHEVITTTENGGFYLANEMFKMAPSAFFLIGLMIWGLHVIQKRKG, from the coding sequence ATGAGCAGTCGCAGTAATGCAGCCAAGCAGGTGCTGACCACTCCCATCTTTGCCAACAACCCGGTGGCCATGCAGGTTCTGGGTGTTTGTTCCGCCCTGGCGGTGAGTAACTCCATGGAAACCGCGGTGGTCATGACCCTGGCGGTGACCTTCGTACTGGTGTTCTCCAACCTGTTTATCTCGCTGATCCGCAACTTCATCCCCAACAGCGTGCGCATCATCGCCCAGATGACGGTGATCGCCTCTCTGGTGATCGTGGTGGACATGGTGCTGCAGGACGTGGCCTATGAGCTGTCCCAGAAACTGTCGGTGTTTGTGGGACTGATCATCACCAACTGCATCGTGATGGGACGGGCGGAAGCCTACGCCATGAAGAGCGGACCGCTGATGTCGGTCATCGACGCCCTGGGCAACTCCCTGGGCTATGGCGTCATCCTGGTAGGGGTGGGCTTCGTCCGCGAACTCTTGGGCGCAGGCACCCTGTTCGGTCATGAGGTGATCACCACCACAGAGAACGGCGGTTTCTACCTGGCCAACGAGATGTTCAAGATGGCTCCCAGCGCCTTCTTCCTTATCGGCCTGATGATCTGGGGCCTTCACGTGATTCAGAAGCGCAAAGGCTAA
- the nqrF gene encoding NADH:ubiquinone reductase (Na(+)-transporting) subunit F, whose amino-acid sequence MEMAIGISMFTIVVCLLVAVILIAKSKLVASGDVTIGINGDPDKTVNTPAGGKLLGALAGQDIFIPSACGGGGTCGQCRVHVKSGGGEILPTERDHITKKEAKEGCRLACQVAVKDDMELEIEEEIFGVKKWECEVVSNDNTATFIKELRLKVPEGEEVPFKAGGYIQIEAPAHKVNYADFDIPEEYRDDWEKYELFQLESVVEEDVLRAYSMANYPDEKGLIMLNVRIATPPSNDLPPGKMSSYIFNLKAGDKVVISGPFGEFFVKEESEAEMIFIGGGAGMAPMRSHIFDQLKAKKTKRKMSFWYGARSVREIFYQEDFDSLAAENDNFHWNVALSDPLPEDNWDGYTGFIHNVLYENYLKDHKAPEDCEFYMCGPPVMNAAVIKMLKDLGVEDENILLDDFGD is encoded by the coding sequence ATGGAAATGGCAATCGGCATCAGCATGTTCACCATAGTGGTGTGTCTGCTGGTCGCGGTGATCCTTATCGCCAAAAGCAAACTGGTCGCCTCTGGCGACGTCACCATCGGCATCAATGGCGACCCGGATAAAACGGTCAACACGCCAGCCGGTGGCAAACTCCTGGGCGCCCTGGCGGGCCAGGATATCTTTATCCCCTCCGCCTGTGGCGGCGGTGGCACCTGCGGCCAGTGCCGGGTGCATGTGAAGTCCGGCGGTGGCGAGATCCTGCCCACCGAACGGGACCACATCACCAAGAAAGAGGCCAAAGAGGGCTGCCGTCTCGCCTGCCAGGTGGCGGTGAAAGACGACATGGAACTGGAGATCGAAGAGGAGATCTTCGGGGTGAAGAAGTGGGAGTGTGAGGTTGTCTCCAACGACAACACCGCCACCTTCATCAAGGAGCTGCGCCTCAAGGTGCCCGAAGGCGAAGAGGTGCCCTTCAAGGCCGGTGGTTACATCCAGATTGAAGCCCCGGCCCATAAGGTCAACTACGCCGACTTCGACATCCCGGAGGAGTACCGCGACGACTGGGAGAAGTACGAGCTGTTCCAGCTGGAGTCCGTGGTCGAAGAGGACGTACTGCGTGCCTACTCCATGGCCAACTACCCGGATGAGAAGGGCCTGATCATGCTCAACGTGCGTATCGCTACGCCGCCGAGCAACGACCTGCCCCCGGGTAAGATGTCCTCCTACATCTTCAACCTCAAGGCCGGTGACAAGGTGGTGATCTCCGGTCCCTTCGGCGAGTTCTTCGTCAAGGAGGAGAGCGAGGCGGAGATGATCTTCATCGGTGGTGGTGCCGGCATGGCTCCCATGCGCTCCCACATCTTCGACCAGCTGAAGGCGAAGAAGACCAAGCGCAAGATGAGCTTCTGGTACGGTGCCCGCTCGGTGCGGGAGATCTTCTACCAGGAGGACTTCGATAGCCTGGCGGCGGAGAACGACAACTTCCACTGGAATGTGGCCCTGTCCGATCCTCTGCCCGAAGACAACTGGGATGGCTACACCGGCTTCATCCACAATGTGCTCTACGAGAACTACCTGAAGGACCATAAGGCGCCTGAAGATTGCGAGTTCTACATGTGTGGACCACCGGTAATGAACGCCGCGGTGATCAAGATGCTCAAAGATCTGGGCGTTGAGGACGAGAACATCCTGCTGGATGACTTCGGTGACTGA
- the nqrM gene encoding (Na+)-NQR maturation NqrM, with amino-acid sequence MTAFATTFAIMLLVILMMSVGYLFRRKTIAGSCGGLGGVGIDKVCDCPEPCDKRKAKMAREAELARRERFLKERIL; translated from the coding sequence ATGACCGCCTTTGCCACCACCTTTGCCATCATGCTGCTGGTGATCCTGATGATGTCCGTCGGCTATCTGTTCAGGCGCAAGACCATCGCCGGTTCCTGCGGAGGACTGGGGGGCGTCGGCATCGACAAGGTGTGCGACTGCCCAGAACCCTGCGACAAGCGCAAGGCGAAGATGGCCAGGGAGGCGGAGCTGGCGCGCCGGGAACGTTTCCTCAAGGAGCGCATTCTCTGA
- the nqrE gene encoding NADH:ubiquinone reductase (Na(+)-transporting) subunit E, producing MEHYINLFVQAAFIDNMALSFFMGMCTFLAVSKKVSTSFGLGIAVIVVMALAVPVNQLIYVNFLKPGALAWAGMPNLDLSYLKLITFIGVIAALVQILEMVLDKYAPALYQTLGIFLPLLTVNCAIFAGVIFMANRDYNMTESVVFALGSGSGWAMAIVLLAGLRERMKFSAIPEGLQGIGITFISTGLMALGFMAFVGIAL from the coding sequence ATGGAACACTATATCAACCTGTTCGTTCAGGCTGCCTTTATCGACAACATGGCCCTCTCCTTCTTTATGGGGATGTGTACCTTCCTGGCGGTATCGAAGAAGGTCTCCACCTCCTTCGGCCTGGGAATCGCGGTTATTGTGGTAATGGCCCTGGCGGTACCGGTCAACCAGCTGATCTACGTGAACTTCCTTAAGCCCGGCGCCCTGGCCTGGGCGGGAATGCCGAACCTGGATCTCAGCTACCTGAAGCTGATCACCTTCATCGGCGTGATCGCCGCCCTGGTACAGATTCTGGAGATGGTGCTGGACAAGTATGCTCCTGCGCTCTACCAGACCCTGGGGATCTTCCTGCCACTGCTGACGGTGAACTGCGCCATCTTCGCCGGGGTGATCTTCATGGCCAACCGCGACTACAACATGACCGAGTCCGTGGTGTTTGCACTGGGCTCCGGCTCCGGTTGGGCCATGGCCATCGTACTGCTGGCCGGCCTGCGAGAGCGGATGAAGTTCTCTGCCATCCCCGAGGGGCTGCAGGGTATCGGCATCACCTTTATCTCCACCGGACTGATGGCACTGGGCTTTATGGCCTTCGTGGGCATCGCCCTGTAA